Proteins encoded together in one Mercenaria mercenaria strain notata chromosome 18, MADL_Memer_1, whole genome shotgun sequence window:
- the LOC123538840 gene encoding C1q-related factor-like, which yields MASFVTTVTALLLTTIYSTSSAPLTSDNNVAFSVGLSNTQNVYNKDTILYDKVFVNEHNGYSTYTGVFTCPVAGLYVFHFHAYSSNKDSVMWLDLLHNDNIMVSVSGYNSHTVSSQTVMLKLRKGDRVQIQSRESQEFALFGIQGQIYSTFTGFILHSNDNKHLLDSGSAAVGK from the exons ATGGCATCATTTGTAACAACAGTCACGGCACTATTGTTGACAACAATATATTCAA CAAGCTCGGCTCCTCTTACCAGCGACAACAACGTTGCATTTTCTGTTGGACTTTCAAACACACAGAATGTGTACAACAAAGACACTATCCTTTATGATAAAGTGTTTGTCAATGAACACAATGGTTATAGTACATATACAGGAGTGTTTACATGCCCTGTTGCTG GTCTCTATGTCTTTCATTTCCACGCCTACAGCTCGAACAAAGACTCCGTCATGTGGCTAGATCTCCTGCATAATGACAATATAATGGTCAGTGTTAGTGGCTACAACTCACACACGGTCAGCAGCCAAACTGTAATGCTAAAATTAAGGAAAGGGGATAGGGTTCAAATCCAGTCCAGAGAATCCCAAGAGTTTGCCCTCTTCGGTATTCAAGGGCAGATTTACTCGACCTTCACAGGATTTATTTTACATTCCAATGACAATAAGCATTTGCTTGATTCTGGTTCAGCGGCTGTCGGCAAATAG